One part of the Candidatus Eremiobacterota bacterium genome encodes these proteins:
- a CDS encoding glucose 1-dehydrogenase, translated as MTGKVAVVTGASRGIGRAIAVDLVRAGADAALFGRDTAALAETELACREARAGAKVAVRAVDVAAEDEVNAAIGAVLAEFGRIDVAVANAGQAKDGLILRFKHDDLDRLLDANLKSAFYLSAAVAKPMMKQREGAIVFVSSIVGIAGNAGQSAYAATKAGVLGLAKSLAKELGSRNIRVNAVAPGLIETAMTAEMPAAAREHYLASIALGRAGTPQDVAPVVTFLASDAARYVTGQTLVVDGGYLM; from the coding sequence ATGACCGGGAAAGTCGCCGTCGTCACCGGGGCCAGCCGCGGGATCGGGCGCGCGATCGCGGTCGACCTCGTGCGCGCCGGCGCGGACGCCGCGCTGTTCGGCCGCGACACCGCGGCGCTCGCCGAGACGGAGCTCGCCTGCCGCGAAGCGCGCGCCGGCGCGAAGGTCGCGGTGCGCGCGGTCGACGTCGCGGCCGAGGACGAGGTCAACGCCGCGATCGGAGCAGTGCTTGCGGAGTTCGGGCGCATCGACGTCGCGGTCGCCAACGCCGGGCAGGCCAAGGACGGCTTGATCTTGCGCTTCAAACACGACGACCTCGACCGGCTGCTCGACGCGAACCTCAAGTCCGCGTTCTACCTGAGCGCCGCCGTCGCCAAGCCGATGATGAAGCAGCGCGAGGGCGCGATCGTCTTCGTGTCGTCGATCGTCGGGATTGCGGGTAATGCCGGACAGAGCGCCTACGCGGCGACGAAAGCGGGCGTCCTGGGGCTCGCCAAGTCGCTCGCGAAGGAGCTCGGCTCGCGCAACATCCGCGTCAACGCGGTCGCGCCCGGTCTCATCGAGACCGCGATGACCGCCGAGATGCCGGCTGCGGCGCGCGAGCACTATCTCGCCTCGATCGCCCTCGGCCGCGCGGGCACGCCGCAAGACGTCGCCCCCGTCGTCACCTTTCTCGCCTCCGACGCCGCCCGTTACGTCACCGGTCA